The Scomber japonicus isolate fScoJap1 chromosome 8, fScoJap1.pri, whole genome shotgun sequence genome has a segment encoding these proteins:
- the ran gene encoding GTP-binding nuclear protein Ran, giving the protein MAQCVPVAVFKLVLVGDGGTGKTTFVKRHITGEFEKKYVATLGVEVHPLMFHTNRGAIKYNVWDTAGQEKFGGLRDGYYIQAQCAIIMFDVTSRVTYKNVPNWHRDLVRVCENIPIVLCGNKVDIKDRKVKAKSIVFHRKKNLQYYDISAKSNYNFEKPFLWLARKLIGDPNLEFVAMPALAPPEVQMDPSLAAKYEEELQVASQTALPDEEDDL; this is encoded by the exons ATGGCACAGTGTGTACCGGTGGCGGTATTTAAG TTGGTGTTAGTAGGCGATGGAGGCACAGGCAAAACAACGTTTGTGAAGCGGCACATAACGGGAGAGTTTGAAAAGAAATATGTTG CCACTCTGGGAGTAGAGGTCCACCCACTGATGTTCCACACCAACAGAGGAGCCATCAAGTACAATGTGTGGGACACAGCTGGTCAGGAGAAGTTTGGAGGCCTGAGAGATGGCTACTACATTCAAG CTCAGTGTGCTATCATCATGTTTGACGTCACCTCTCGAGTCACCTACAAGAACGTGCCTAACTGGCATCGTGACCTGGTCCGTGTCTGTGAGAACATTCCCATCGTCCTTTGTGGCAACAAGGTGGACATCAAAGACAGGAAAGTAAAAGCCAAAAGCATCGTGTTTCACCGCAAGAAGAACCTGCAG TACTATGACATTTCTGCCAAGAGTAACTACAACTTTGAGAAGCCTTTCCTGTGGCTAGCAAGGAAGTTGATCGGAGACCCCAACCTGGAGTTTGTGGCCATGCCTGCCCTCGCTCCCCCAGAGGTCCAGATGGACCCAAGCCTTGCTGCAAAGTATGAGGAGGAGCTCCAA GTTGCGTCACAAACAGCACTCCCAGATGAAGAAGATGACCTCTAA